The DNA region ACCCCACGGTCAACCAGTGGCGGGTCTTCTTCCTGTACGACTGCAACCGCTACTACCTGTCGAACTGGCACGGCACGGGCGAGGTCATGAACAGCCAGACCGACAACGCCCAGGCGACGATCTACGGTGAGAACGGCAACGTGATCCAGACCTTCCCGGTCAGCACCGACGCACCCGACGTGGACTGGGAGCCGGTCTGGTCGATCCGGAACTGCTGACCGGGAAGGAGTAGCACGCCTCTCCGCGCCCTCGGATGTTCCAGGTACGTGATCCGGCGGCGGCCGTGCAGCGCGGTGGGCGCGTTCACCAAGTCGGCAGATGACGCGGCGGCCGAACCTTCACCGTTCGGTCGTCGCAGTCGGCGCCACCATCGGCGAACTCGCCCGTGCGACAGGGGTCTCGGCCCCGGGCACCGCACGATTCCGCGGTGAGCGGGGCAGGCCGGTGAGTCATGCGACCCGGGCGTCTTGGGTCGACGCTGCGGGCTCAGCAGCGGACAAATGCCTCTGTTTTGGCAGCAAGAGCGGGGTGGCGAGCAGGAGAACGCCGGACATGGTGATCGCGGCGAGTGGGCTGGTGAGTGTGGCGAGAATGCCCCAGGTCACCATCAGGGCAGCTTGCAGGAGTTTGCTGGTGGCACTCCATGTACTGAGGACTTGGGCGGTGTGATCCGCGGGAGTCCGTTGCAGGCGTTCTGTCGCGTAGACCGGATTGAAGATGCCCATGCAGGTGATCAGCAGGCCCTCGACGATGATCACGGTGAGGAGCCCGGGGATGCCGGGCTGGACGAACGCGAGACCGAGCGGGAAAAGGGATCGCAGCCAGCCAGAGACGATCATGACCTGGTATCGGCCGTAGCGGGTCACGAGGCGCGCGGAGAGGCGGGCACCCGCGAAGCCGCCGAGTGCCGGGATGCCGAAGGCAAGACCGTATTGCCAGGCCGGGAAGTGGTACTGGCCCAGCAGGAGGACGGACAGAAGCGGGGCGGTGGCCATGATGAGGCCACTGACCAGGATCGAGTTGAGGAACAGGCGCCTCAGTGCGCGATCGCGGAGGATGAACCGCCAGCCGCCGAGAAGGTCGGCTCCGCGCAACCTGGTGGCGCGGTCGCGGGGCGAAGCGACATCGCCTCCGCGGATGCGGAGGACACAGAGCGCGGACAGCAGGTAGCTGAGGGCGTCGGCCATGACAGTGACGACCGGGCCGAGCAACCCTGTGAGCGCACCGCCGAGGGGCGGGCCCGCCGCGGTCGCCGCCCAGCTCGTGCCCTCGAATCTCCCGTTCGCCACGAGGAGTTGGTCGCCGCGGACGAGATACTTCAGATACGCGCCGGATGCGGCGGAGAAGGCGATGCTCGCGGTCCCGGCGATGACCGAGACAACCAGCAGTTGCCCGTATGAGAGCAAGCCGAGGACGTACGCGATCGGGACGCTCGCCACCGCGACGAACCGGATCAGGTCCATCGCGATCATCACCGGCCGCTTGGCCCGGTGCTCGACCCACGGCCCGAGCGAGAACGCGACGATCGCCGCGACGGCAAGCCCGGCCGCCTCCAGCACCGCCACGGCGAACGCCGACGAGTGCAGCACTCGAACCGCGATCAGCGGGAAGGCGCCGAAGGCAAGCCACGTACCGTATGTACTGACGGCGTAGGCCGACCACAGCCAACCGAAACCGTGCCCCAACTGCACGCGCATGCGACTCCCTCGCGACAACCGATGTTCGGGTCGCTGAATCACACCGGGCGCACCGCCGCGGGATCAAACAACCGGCTCCCGGGCGAGCCACAACCATCAGTTGGGCACGTCTATGCTCGATCAATGGATACCGAGGCGGTGCGGTCGTTCGTCCGCGCGGCCGAGCTCGGTCAGCTGCAACACGCGGCCGACGAGCTCGGCGTAACGCAACAGGCCGTGTCGAAGCGGATCGCAGCCCTTGAGCGCGAGCTCGACGTCAGGTTGTTCACCCGCACGGCCCGAGGGGTCGAGCTGACACTCGACGGTCAGGCCTTCCTCCCGCACGCCCGGAGCATCGTCACGGGTGTCGACCGCGCCGTCACCGCGATCAGACCGGGCTCGCGGGCTCTTCGGATCGATGTTCTCGGCCTGCGATCCGCGCAGGCCGTCGTTCTGCACGACTACTGGCGGTCGCATCCCGAAACCGACCTCGACGTGGTGACGCTCAGGGTCAACGACCCGCGCATGGCAGTCGCCGCCGTCCAAGCGGGCGATATCGACGCCTCGTTCCGCTCGGTCACCGACGCGGCCACGCTGCCGCGCGACGTGCAGATGATCCACGCCTTCGACTCCCCGCTGGAACTCCTCGTCGGCCCGAGGCACCCGCTCGCCTCCGCACGGACACTGACACCGACCCAGCTGCGCCGGCACCGGATCTGGGTGCCGGGTATCGCACCGCGAAGCGAATGGGCGGAGTTCTACGACCAGCTCGCCACCGACTTCGACCTCCGCATCGACGCCGCGGGGCCGAACTTCGGCAACGAGGTGCTCCTCGACATCCTCGCGGACTCCGCAGACGTGGCCACCCTCGTGGGATCGCGCGACCGGTACATCTGGCCGACCAACCACGACCTGCGCCGCATCGCGATCGTGAATCCGACGCTCGCCTACCCGCTCTCGCTCATTCTCCCCCGGGAGAATCCACACCCAGGACTCCGGGCGATCATCAACCACTTCGGAAGCCTGGCGCCGCTCCCCGAGACGGCCTGGCTCCCATCCTGGGCGACGACACCACGCCGCAGCGACGGACCCGTCGAGCACCCCTGACGCCGGGTCCCGCGGGCTCGCCCGCTGTCAAAGCCGGATCGGACCAAGCAGTCGAGCACACCAGGCTCATTTCGACAGCGGCCGCCACACCCGCAGTCCCTGGGCGTCGCCCCGTCCAGGGGACCTCAGCGACCGCCCCGCCGACAGTTCGCTACGACCGAGTCAGTCGCCTGCAGAAGTGGACGGGGGCCTGCGCAGCAGCCACTGCCCGAACGTCCGGCGCGAGGGCCGCACCACCACGCGGCCGAAGGCCTTCTGACCGACCAGTTCCACTCGCAGAGTGACCGGCGTATCGGGATTCGTCGGAGTCCGACGGTACTTGACCCTGCTGTGCACCAGCTGCAGACCATCGGTATCGACCACGATGCCCGGCCTCGTGACCAGCGTCAGGGTCTTCCCCGTCATACCCACGTCGATCCGCAAGGTGTCGTGCGTGATCACTGCGTCAGTGAAGTCGAGTGTCACCTCGCAGTACGTCACCGCGAGTTCCAGCCTCCGCGGTACCACCCAGCGTCCCGCGCGCTCGATCGCGCCGCTGTGGACCTGTTCGATCCGGACTACGTCCTTGACCCCTGCCACAGTCGTGCCGGCCGTGGCCGACACGGGCGGCAAGTCAGCGGTGAGCGTGGCCAGTTCGCTCAGGGTCCGCGCCGACAGGGCGGCTTCCAGGCGCTCGTCCAACTCGTCCGCGGTCAGCAGGCCGTCCCCCGCCGCGATACGCAGCACATCCACAACCCGGTCCCGGTCCGCATGAGAGGCTCGCAGCTCGGGCGACGAGCCGGAGCTCTTCCCGGTGGGTGAAATCTCTCCCGACATGCTTCCGTCCTGCTCCTGTCGAACGACTCCGCGCGACGCAGGCAGCGGCGCGGGTAGAAGACTAACGCTCTATCGCGATAGGGATCCCTGCTTGGCCCCATCGCGGAGAGGCCATGGCCGACGTCGATTCACGGCATGTCCGGCCCCGGGCCCGGTGACTCCGGATCACCGGTGTGCAAGATCGACGACAAGGGCGACACCATCGTCGTCGGAAGTCCTTGCCCACGGCAACGAGACGGTGTTCGGCGTCGAGAACGCGATCGCCCGGCGTGCGAGAGACCCGACCCGCCACTACGGGGGGAAGTGACGGGCCGGGCCTGGGGTCCACGGTGCCACACTCGTCCCCGGCGCGCGCGGTCTCCGGGGGAAGTCGTTCAGTCTCAAAGCCGCCTTCCCTGCTCCGGGGCCTGATCCTTTTGGGGTCGGGCCGGTCCGAGCCCGGTTACCGTGGTGCGCCATGAAGGTCCTGATCATCGGTGGCAGCGGGTTTCTCGGGACGGAACTGGTGCGCCGGGCGACGGCTGCGGGCCGGGAGACGGCCGCGACGTACTGTTCCCGCCCCGGCGGAACCGCCGGAGCCTCGTGGTACCGGCTCGATCTTCGCTCCCCCGGGCATGTCGAGGAGCTACTGGCCGCTGTGGCCCCCAGTGCCGTCATCGACGCAACGAGCGGAGGAAGCGACTGGGCGGTCACCGCAGAGGGCTCGATCAGGGTGGCGATGGCTGCGACGCGACGCGGTTGCCGCCTGGTCCACGTCTCGAGCGACGCCGTGTTCTCCGGTTCCCGGATTCACTACGACGAGACCTGCCTGCCCGACCCGGTCACCCCGTACGGCGCGGCCAAGGCCACCGCCGAGACCGCTGTGCGGATCCTGGCGCCGGCCGCCGCGGTCGCCCGTACCTCGTTGATCATCGGACACGGCGGATCCGTGCACGAGCACCTGGTCCACGCGCTGGCCGCCGGCACACGCGACGGCGCCCTGTTCACCGACGACATCCGCTGCCCGGTCCATGTGGAAGACCTGGCCTCCGCCCTGCTGGAACTCGCGTTGTCGGACCGGGCCGGGATGTTCCACCTCGCCGGAGCGGACGCCCTCAGCCGCCACGAACTCGGCGTACTCATCGCACGACGCGACGGACTGGACGCGGCCCGGCTGCCTGCCGGGCGCCGAGCCGACGCCCTCATGCCCGGCGCCCTCGACGTCCGCCTCGACAGCAGCGCCACCCAGGAACGCGTACGCACCCGGCTGCGTGGAGCGAGAGAGTTCCTCCACGTCCAGTAGACGCACGGCGGCGCTACAGGACCGGCGGGCCCTGCTCGATGCGGCGCAGCACCGGTTCGAGCCGGTCCAGTGCATCGCCGGTCTGGATCTGCCGTTCGTCCCACCAGGTGGCCCCGGCCTCGGCCAGCGGGCCGATCAGATCGCGGGTCCTGGCCGCGTCGTCACCCGGTGTGGCGCCACCGAGGACGATCTCGAACGGGGTGCCGGACCGGTCTTCGCGCTGCTTGCGAACGTAGGCGACCAGGTCGCGGACCTGATCGACGGGCGGTACGTGGCCGTGCCTGGCCTCGGTGAACAGCGGGACCACGCCGTCCCAGCGGGCGGCCCGGCGCATGGGCGGGCGGTTCGGCCAGAATCCGGCGACCCAGACCGGCGGCCGAGGGCGTTGCACCGTGGCGGGCAGCAAGGTCACGTCCCGTACCTGGTAGTGCCGTCCGTCGTGGTTCACCGGCTTGCCCGACCAGTAGCGCTGGAGCAGGTCAAGGCCCTCGTCGAGCCGCTCGGCCAGTACCTTCGGGTCGGTGGTGTCGCCGAAGCTCGCGTACTCGTCCTCGACGGGCCCGCCCAGCCCCGCGGCGAAGGTGACGCGGCCGCCGCTCACGGCGTCCAAGGTGGCGACCTGGCGGGCGAGTTGCTGCGGGCGCCGCCGGGCGACGGGGGTGACCAGCGTGCCCAGTCTGATCCGGGACGTCGCCAGCGCGGCGGCGGTCAGCAGCATCCAGGGGTCCCCGAAGGGTCTGTCCCCGTGCTTGCGGTGCAGCACGTGATCCCAGACGAACAGCCCGTCCCACCCTGCCTGTTCCGCCGCCACGGCCGCCTTCGCCACGGTCCTGGGATCGGCGAAGTCACCGAAGTTCGGAATGTTCACCGAGAAGCGCATCCCCGCATCGTGCTGCACGGCACCGCGACCGGCAACCGAAAATTCTGGCGGGCCGGCATTCCCTGTCCCCCGAGAGAGCTACGCGCAGGTGTCCACCGAGCGGTGACGATTCCGGGTCGCCGGATCCATAGCTTTCTACACAGCCCGCGGCACTCCGGTCGCGGCTCTGACGTAGGAGTTCTCATGAGACTGGTCTGGCAACTCGTGGCCGTCGCGGCGGTCGCTTTCATCGGCGGTCAGGCCCTTGCCGCGTTGGAGGACCACCCGTGGCTCCAACTGGCCGTCGGCGTCCCGACGGCCGTGCTCGCGGTGCTCGTCTACGGGTGGGTGGTACGGCGGACCGAGCGCCGCCCGTCCACGGAGGTGGCCCTGGAGGGGGCCCCGGCCGCGACAGGCCGCGGAACACTGATCGGCGCCGCGCTGTTCGGGGCCGTGATGGTGAACCTCTTCACCTCCGGGCACTACGAGGTCGACGGCCTGGGCTCGGTGTCGGGCGCGGCAGGGCTGTTCGGCTTCATGGCCGCCGCGGCGGTGACGGAGGAACTCCTGTTCCGCGGCGTCCTGTTCCGCATCGCCGAGGAGCACATCGGCACATGGATCGCGCTGGTGCTGACCGGTGCGCTGTTCGGCCTGTCGCACCTGTTCAACCCGCACGCGAGCCTGTGGGGCGCCACCGCCATCGCCATCGAGGCCGGCGGCATGCTCACCGCCGCGTACGTCGCCACCCGCAGGCTGTGGGTACCGATCGGCCTGCACTTCGGCTGGAACTTCGCCGCGTCCGGCATCTTCAGCACCGAGGTCTCGGGCAACGACACCTCTCAGGGACTGCTGGACTCCGCGATGTCGGGCCCGAAGCTGCTCACCGGTGGCGACTTCGGCCCGGAGGGAAGCGTGTACTCGGTGCTGTTCTGCGTACTGGCGACGATCGCGTTCATGTGGCTTGCCCACCGGCGCGGTCATGTGGTGCCCCGCCGTCGGCGCGCCGAGCGGATCGACACCACCGCTACACTCCCCCGATGATCAGTCTTCGGCGGCCCCCGGAGTGGTGGAGCGGGGCCGACGTCACCGTCCGGGATCTCCCGATCGGGTTCCTGTGCATCGCCGCGTCGTTCCTGCCGGGGTTCTACGGGACGCAGATCGGCGACCTGCCGCACCGCCCGCTCGACGCGCTGGCCCTCGTGGCGATCGCCCTTGAATGCCTCCCGCTCGCCGTGCGCCGGAGGTGGCCGGCCCTCTGTCTCGCCCTGGTGTCGGTCGGCTTCGCCATCGACCAGATCCGCGGCTACCACTCGTTCGCGGGCACCGCGCTGCCGATCGCGCTGCTGAGCGTGGGGGCCCATCTGGAACGGCACCGGCGTACGGCCGCGATCGTCTTCTCGGTGGCCTACGTGCCGCTGGCGGTCGCGCTCTACCGGCTCGACTCGGGCGAACCGCTGAGCGGATTCGTGACGTTCTACCTGGCGATGGTCCTCGCCTGGGGTTTCGGGGCGTGGCTGCGCTCCACCCGGGTCGCGGATGCCGAACGCCGCAGCCGTATCGCCGAGGACACCCGCACCGCCGAACGCACCCGCATCGCGAGCGAGTTGCACGACGTCGTGACCCATCATGTGACGGCGATGGTCGTGCAGGCCGAGGCAGCCCGCTATCTCACCGCCTCACCCGATCGCCTCGACCAGACCCTGACCGCCGTCACCGACACCGGCCGGCGGGCCATCACCGACCTGCGGCACCTGCTCGACCTGCTCAACCCGGACCACGGCACCGAGGCCAGAACGCCGTCCGTCGGCAGACTGCTCACACTCGTGGAGCAGACGCGCAGGGCAGGCCAGCCGGTGGAGTTCACCGAGGAGGGCACACCGGCGGAGTCGACCGGCAGTGCCGAACTCGTGGCCTACCGGGTCGTGCAGGAGGCCCTGACCAACGCCCTCAAATACGCTCACGGCAGCCGCACTTCGGTCCAGGTGCGCCATGCCGAAAGGGAGATCACCGTGGAGGTCAGTACGGACGGTTCCGGCTCGCGGGCCGGGTCCCCCGGCGGGAGCGGGCGGGGCCTCGCCGGTCTCCGCGAACGGGTCGACGTCCTGGGCGGCGACTTCACCGCGGGCAGGCAGACTGCCGGTGGCTTCGTCGTACGGGCGCGTATACCTGCGGGGAGCCCGTCGTGACCGCACCGATCCGGGTCCTGGTCTGCGACGACCAGGTGCTGATCCGCACCGGGCTGGTGACGATCATCGACGCGCAGCCCGACATGGAGGTGGCCGGCGAGTGCGGAGACGGGCAGGCAGCGGTCGACCTCGCCGCCCAAGTACACCCGGACGTCGTGGTGATGGACGTACGCATGCCGGTACTGGACGGCATCGAGGCCACCCGCCTGCTGGCCGGCGCCGGGGTACCGCATCCCGTCAAGGTGCTCGTGGTGACCACGTTCAACCTCGACGAGTACGTCTACGAGGCGCTGCGCGCGGGGGCGAGCGGGTTCCTGCTCAAGGACGCGCCGCCGGCCCAACTGCTCCACGGGATCAGGACCGTGGGCACGGGCGCGGCGCTACTGGACCCCGAGGTGACGCGTCGGCTCGTGGGCAGGTACGCCGCCCGCATCCGGCCCGCCGAGGGTGCCCCGCACGACATCCCGCTGACCCCTCGCGAACTGGAGGTCCTTCGCCTCATCGCGAACGGCCTTTCGAACAGCGAGATCGCCGCGACCCTCGTGATCAGCCCGGAGACCGTCAAGACCTTCGTCTCCCGCATCCTCGCCAAACTCAACCTTCGCGACCGCGTCCAGGCAGTCGTCTACGCCTACCGCCAAGGCCTGGTGACCTGACGCGGCACTCGGGCGACGAGGCCCCTGCCTGCGGAGGCGAAGAAGACCTCAGGCCGGTCGCTTGAGCAGCCTTGCAGGGAGAGGACGAACGGTCATCGGGCCTGTTCGGTCAGCGGGCCGGCGACGGGACGCGCGCCGCTCCCGCGGCCGACCAGGCCCGCGAGGGAGAAGGCCCCGGGCCCGGAGAACACGATGAGCAGGAATCCCCAGCAGAAGAGCACCGGTGCAAGTCCCCCGTTCTGCAAGGGGAAGAGGCCGTCCTGCTGGTGCTCCGTGAAGTACGCGAACGCCATGATGCCCGAGCTGATGAACGCCGCGCTGCGGGTCGCGACCCCGAGGAGAACAAGAACGCCGCACACCAGCTCGATCACCCCGGCATACCAGAAGGGCCAGTCGCCCGTCGGGCTGGCCTTCCGGTCCAGCACCCCGAAGACCGTGGCAGCGCCCTCGGAGGCGAACAACAGGCCAAGGACCATGCGGAACAGGCCCAGCACGAACGGCTGGCGCGTCGTCAGCCAGTCACCGAGGCGCGGAGTGGTCATCGGTACTCCTAGAAAGTGTCACTACGGAATCAGGGGGCCAGGAACCACAGGATGCAGGTAGAAGCCCTCAGCTGACCGTACGTGTCCGGAGCACTCCGGGTTCAAACGGACTCCGACGAAGGCACTGCTGATGAACATGTATACCGTTGTGGCTTGTTTCCGGCACGGGTTCCGCTTCAGTCGGCCGACCCGGTCGAGCGGGCGTATTCGGTGGGGGTCTGGCCGTAGTGCTTCTTGAAAGCACGGATGAAGTGGCTGCTGTCGGCGAACTGCCAGTGGGCGGCGAGTTTGGAGACGCTCAGCCGACTGTGCGGCGCGGTGAGTGCCAGCCGGGCCTCTTCCAGCCGCCGCCTGCGGATGTAGGCGGTCATCGACTCGTCCGTCGTGGCGAACGCCCGTTGGAGGGTACGTAACGAGACGTTGAGCTGACGCGCCAGCATCGTCGGAGACAGCTCGGAATCGGCGAGTCGGCTGTCGGCCAGGTCCCTCGCCGCCTGGACGAGCGCGGGTGCCAACTGGGGCTCCACGTCGTCGAACCGACCCTTCACCACTGCCTTGGTCAACTCGATCAGGACAAGGTGGGCCGCGTGCACACCGGCCGGGCCGAGGCCGGTGACCGTCTTCTGGATCATGTTCGTGTGGGCCACGAGCAGGCGCATCTCGGCGGAGTCCTCCGGACCGGTGAGGGTCCGGTTTCCGAGCAGGGGGCCGAGCGTCGCGGACGGCAGGATCA from Streptomyces sp. NBC_00258 includes:
- a CDS encoding MFS transporter — protein: MRVQLGHGFGWLWSAYAVSTYGTWLAFGAFPLIAVRVLHSSAFAVAVLEAAGLAVAAIVAFSLGPWVEHRAKRPVMIAMDLIRFVAVASVPIAYVLGLLSYGQLLVVSVIAGTASIAFSAASGAYLKYLVRGDQLLVANGRFEGTSWAATAAGPPLGGALTGLLGPVVTVMADALSYLLSALCVLRIRGGDVASPRDRATRLRGADLLGGWRFILRDRALRRLFLNSILVSGLIMATAPLLSVLLLGQYHFPAWQYGLAFGIPALGGFAGARLSARLVTRYGRYQVMIVSGWLRSLFPLGLAFVQPGIPGLLTVIIVEGLLITCMGIFNPVYATERLQRTPADHTAQVLSTWSATSKLLQAALMVTWGILATLTSPLAAITMSGVLLLATPLLLPKQRHLSAAEPAASTQDARVA
- a CDS encoding LysR family transcriptional regulator gives rise to the protein MDTEAVRSFVRAAELGQLQHAADELGVTQQAVSKRIAALERELDVRLFTRTARGVELTLDGQAFLPHARSIVTGVDRAVTAIRPGSRALRIDVLGLRSAQAVVLHDYWRSHPETDLDVVTLRVNDPRMAVAAVQAGDIDASFRSVTDAATLPRDVQMIHAFDSPLELLVGPRHPLASARTLTPTQLRRHRIWVPGIAPRSEWAEFYDQLATDFDLRIDAAGPNFGNEVLLDILADSADVATLVGSRDRYIWPTNHDLRRIAIVNPTLAYPLSLILPRENPHPGLRAIINHFGSLAPLPETAWLPSWATTPRRSDGPVEHP
- a CDS encoding DUF1707 SHOCT-like domain-containing protein: MSGEISPTGKSSGSSPELRASHADRDRVVDVLRIAAGDGLLTADELDERLEAALSARTLSELATLTADLPPVSATAGTTVAGVKDVVRIEQVHSGAIERAGRWVVPRRLELAVTYCEVTLDFTDAVITHDTLRIDVGMTGKTLTLVTRPGIVVDTDGLQLVHSRVKYRRTPTNPDTPVTLRVELVGQKAFGRVVVRPSRRTFGQWLLRRPPSTSAGD
- a CDS encoding SDR family oxidoreductase codes for the protein MKVLIIGGSGFLGTELVRRATAAGRETAATYCSRPGGTAGASWYRLDLRSPGHVEELLAAVAPSAVIDATSGGSDWAVTAEGSIRVAMAATRRGCRLVHVSSDAVFSGSRIHYDETCLPDPVTPYGAAKATAETAVRILAPAAAVARTSLIIGHGGSVHEHLVHALAAGTRDGALFTDDIRCPVHVEDLASALLELALSDRAGMFHLAGADALSRHELGVLIARRDGLDAARLPAGRRADALMPGALDVRLDSSATQERVRTRLRGAREFLHVQ
- a CDS encoding LLM class flavin-dependent oxidoreductase; translation: MRFSVNIPNFGDFADPRTVAKAAVAAEQAGWDGLFVWDHVLHRKHGDRPFGDPWMLLTAAALATSRIRLGTLVTPVARRRPQQLARQVATLDAVSGGRVTFAAGLGGPVEDEYASFGDTTDPKVLAERLDEGLDLLQRYWSGKPVNHDGRHYQVRDVTLLPATVQRPRPPVWVAGFWPNRPPMRRAARWDGVVPLFTEARHGHVPPVDQVRDLVAYVRKQREDRSGTPFEIVLGGATPGDDAARTRDLIGPLAEAGATWWDERQIQTGDALDRLEPVLRRIEQGPPVL
- a CDS encoding CPBP family intramembrane glutamic endopeptidase; this encodes MRLVWQLVAVAAVAFIGGQALAALEDHPWLQLAVGVPTAVLAVLVYGWVVRRTERRPSTEVALEGAPAATGRGTLIGAALFGAVMVNLFTSGHYEVDGLGSVSGAAGLFGFMAAAAVTEELLFRGVLFRIAEEHIGTWIALVLTGALFGLSHLFNPHASLWGATAIAIEAGGMLTAAYVATRRLWVPIGLHFGWNFAASGIFSTEVSGNDTSQGLLDSAMSGPKLLTGGDFGPEGSVYSVLFCVLATIAFMWLAHRRGHVVPRRRRAERIDTTATLPR
- a CDS encoding sensor histidine kinase; translated protein: MISLRRPPEWWSGADVTVRDLPIGFLCIAASFLPGFYGTQIGDLPHRPLDALALVAIALECLPLAVRRRWPALCLALVSVGFAIDQIRGYHSFAGTALPIALLSVGAHLERHRRTAAIVFSVAYVPLAVALYRLDSGEPLSGFVTFYLAMVLAWGFGAWLRSTRVADAERRSRIAEDTRTAERTRIASELHDVVTHHVTAMVVQAEAARYLTASPDRLDQTLTAVTDTGRRAITDLRHLLDLLNPDHGTEARTPSVGRLLTLVEQTRRAGQPVEFTEEGTPAESTGSAELVAYRVVQEALTNALKYAHGSRTSVQVRHAEREITVEVSTDGSGSRAGSPGGSGRGLAGLRERVDVLGGDFTAGRQTAGGFVVRARIPAGSPS
- a CDS encoding response regulator, yielding MTAPIRVLVCDDQVLIRTGLVTIIDAQPDMEVAGECGDGQAAVDLAAQVHPDVVVMDVRMPVLDGIEATRLLAGAGVPHPVKVLVVTTFNLDEYVYEALRAGASGFLLKDAPPAQLLHGIRTVGTGAALLDPEVTRRLVGRYAARIRPAEGAPHDIPLTPRELEVLRLIANGLSNSEIAATLVISPETVKTFVSRILAKLNLRDRVQAVVYAYRQGLVT
- a CDS encoding DoxX family protein — translated: MTTPRLGDWLTTRQPFVLGLFRMVLGLLFASEGAATVFGVLDRKASPTGDWPFWYAGVIELVCGVLVLLGVATRSAAFISSGIMAFAYFTEHQQDGLFPLQNGGLAPVLFCWGFLLIVFSGPGAFSLAGLVGRGSGARPVAGPLTEQAR
- a CDS encoding helix-turn-helix domain-containing protein — encoded protein: MNSTAAEADGLRGTFLLDTTVPGTAPRGFDSFRRGWEAQLGDGLPLATYSPDTIADFRVKLRVTRVLDAVIGDLYAVSATRTGDPPGGDQDLVEMHVLRHGAWTVSGLPDRGNATVPAGQFLLRHFVRQLPFAREPHTRELGLILPSATLGPLLGNRTLTGPEDSAEMRLLVAHTNMIQKTVTGLGPAGVHAAHLVLIELTKAVVKGRFDDVEPQLAPALVQAARDLADSRLADSELSPTMLARQLNVSLRTLQRAFATTDESMTAYIRRRRLEEARLALTAPHSRLSVSKLAAHWQFADSSHFIRAFKKHYGQTPTEYARSTGSAD